The Niastella koreensis GR20-10 genome includes a window with the following:
- a CDS encoding Hsp20/alpha crystallin family protein, translating into MTVRLHHPARKSFDSVVDDFFNSIPGLWNEGYSGINLAPVNIDETAEGFQLEVSVPGISKEEIKVNVDKGLLTISYDKKDENKSEGQKSIRREFSRKSFKRSFTIAEQVNADAIEAKYENGVLRLFLPKKEQVKETPKQVVVQ; encoded by the coding sequence ATGACAGTAAGACTGCACCATCCCGCCAGAAAATCATTCGATTCTGTAGTTGATGATTTCTTTAACTCAATTCCCGGTTTATGGAATGAAGGTTACAGCGGTATTAACCTGGCGCCGGTTAACATTGACGAAACTGCTGAAGGTTTTCAACTGGAAGTAAGTGTGCCCGGCATCAGTAAAGAAGAGATTAAGGTGAACGTTGATAAAGGCTTATTAACGATCAGCTACGATAAAAAAGACGAAAACAAATCCGAGGGTCAGAAATCTATTCGCCGCGAATTCAGCCGTAAAAGCTTTAAGCGCAGCTTCACTATAGCCGAGCAGGTAAATGCCGATGCTATAGAAGCTAAATACGAAAATGGTGTTCTGAGGCTCTTCCTGCCTAAAAAAGAGCAGGTGAAAGAAACACCTAAACAGGTAGTTGTTCAATAA
- a CDS encoding BrxA/BrxB family bacilliredoxin: MYPTEIVLPMKEELTDNGFQELLTSEAVDNQLNSKGTTLVMINSVCGCSAGSARPGVLMAVTNSAKKPDHLTTSFAGYDIDAVKKLREHLLPYPPSSPAIALFKDGQLVHFIERHMIEGRPAQLIAHNLIAAFEEYC; the protein is encoded by the coding sequence ATGTATCCAACAGAAATAGTACTCCCCATGAAAGAGGAGTTAACAGACAACGGATTTCAGGAGCTGTTAACCTCAGAAGCAGTTGATAATCAATTGAACTCAAAAGGCACAACCCTGGTAATGATCAATTCGGTTTGTGGTTGTTCAGCAGGTTCAGCCCGCCCTGGTGTATTGATGGCGGTAACCAACTCAGCAAAAAAGCCCGATCATTTAACTACCAGCTTTGCCGGTTACGATATTGATGCTGTAAAGAAATTGCGCGAGCATTTATTGCCTTATCCGCCATCTTCACCCGCTATTGCGCTGTTTAAAGATGGTCAGTTGGTGCACTTCATCGAAAGACATATGATCGAAGGCCGCCCCGCTCAATTGATCGCTCATAACCTGATCGCAGCATTCGAAGAATATTGTTAA
- a CDS encoding prolipoprotein diacylglyceryl transferase, with protein sequence MYPNLYYAFKDFFGKAPGGLRFINSFGFFVALSFLAAAYVLTIELKRKERAGLLTGQDVKMVVGKPASAGELLLNFLLGFLLGYKIIGLFISGNASGDPQQFIFSADGNWPVGIGLGILFAGLKWWEKHKQKLDKPEERTIRIWPHDRVGDLVIYAALFGFLGAKIFHNLENWNDFVANPIEALLSFSGLTFYGGLICAAVAIWFYTRKHKINFTLLCDAIAPALILAYSLGRIGCQVAGDGDWGILNSAYVTEPGPKSKVVLADTATFQRTLQSHGNFYLRNFQVQNTSEIPHASVKAPGWLPDWLFAYSYPHNVVNEGAPIPGCTGDQYCNQLPIPVFPTPFYETVVSFFLFLLLWSLRKKLKAPGTLFGVYLIVNGIERFFVEQIRVNTKYSIFGFHPTQAEIIAVLLIIGGGTLYVISKKKYETALAAKA encoded by the coding sequence ATGTATCCAAACCTATATTACGCTTTTAAGGATTTTTTTGGTAAAGCCCCTGGCGGACTTCGTTTCATCAATTCATTCGGTTTTTTCGTAGCCCTGTCTTTTTTGGCTGCGGCCTATGTTTTGACCATTGAATTAAAACGCAAGGAAAGAGCAGGTTTGTTAACAGGTCAGGATGTTAAAATGGTGGTAGGCAAACCAGCCAGTGCAGGGGAGTTGTTGCTGAACTTTTTGCTCGGTTTTTTATTAGGCTATAAGATCATAGGTTTATTTATTTCAGGTAACGCCAGCGGCGACCCGCAACAATTCATTTTTTCAGCGGATGGCAACTGGCCGGTAGGTATAGGGCTGGGTATTTTGTTTGCCGGGTTGAAATGGTGGGAAAAACACAAACAAAAACTGGATAAGCCTGAAGAGCGCACCATTCGCATCTGGCCACACGATCGGGTAGGCGACCTGGTGATCTATGCCGCCCTGTTTGGATTTCTGGGCGCGAAAATTTTCCATAACCTCGAAAACTGGAACGACTTTGTAGCCAATCCCATCGAGGCATTGTTATCATTCAGCGGGTTAACCTTTTACGGTGGACTTATTTGCGCTGCCGTAGCCATCTGGTTCTATACCCGTAAACATAAGATCAATTTCACACTATTGTGCGATGCTATTGCACCAGCACTTATTCTGGCCTATTCGCTTGGCCGTATCGGTTGCCAGGTGGCCGGTGATGGCGACTGGGGTATTTTAAACAGCGCTTATGTAACCGAGCCCGGACCAAAATCAAAAGTGGTGCTGGCCGATACCGCTACGTTTCAGCGCACCCTGCAATCGCACGGCAACTTTTATTTAAGAAATTTCCAGGTACAGAATACATCCGAAATTCCGCATGCCAGTGTAAAGGCCCCCGGTTGGTTGCCCGACTGGCTGTTTGCGTATTCCTATCCGCACAACGTGGTAAACGAAGGTGCACCTATACCTGGTTGTACCGGAGATCAATACTGCAATCAGTTGCCCATACCGGTATTCCCAACGCCTTTTTATGAAACGGTGGTTTCCTTTTTCCTCTTCCTGTTACTATGGTCGTTGCGAAAAAAGCTAAAAGCACCGGGCACTTTGTTTGGCGTATATCTTATAGTAAATGGGATTGAACGCTTTTTTGTAGAACAGATCAGGGTTAACACCAAGTACTCCATTTTTGGTTTTCACCCCACCCAGGCCGAGATTATTGCGGTGTTACTGATAATCGGCGGCGGTACACTATACGTTATTTCCAAGAAAAAATACGAAACTGCACTTGCTGCAAAAGCCTAG